The following DNA comes from Candidatus Cloacimonadota bacterium.
CCTGATGAGCCGCCACGACACCATCCTCATCCTCGATTTCGGTTCTCAGTACACTCAGCTAATCGCCCGCGCCCTGCGTTCCCTCAGTGTCTATTGCGAAATCCATCCCTATAATATAGCGCCGGAAAAGATTCGCGAACTCGTCCCCAAGGCCATCATTCTTTCCGGCAGCCCTTTCAGTTTGCTCGATCCCAACTCTCCCCAGCCCTCTGAAATGATCTGGTCGCTCGGTCTGCCTCTACTCGGCATCTGCTACGGGCAGCAATTGATAGCTGACCATTTTGGCGGCACTATCGAGCGCCACACAAACCGAGAATACGGCCGCGCCCTGCTGAAACCTTCCCTCCCCCATCCCCTGTTGGAAGGGATTCCCGCCGGCGCCGAGGTCTGGATGAGCCACGGAGATTCTATTTCCCGGCTTCCGGAGAATTTTCAGGCCCTCGCCTCAACCGCCGCCGTGCCCTATGCCGCCATCGGCCATCTCAGCCGGCCTGTTTACGCGCTCCAGTTTCATCCCGAGGTGGTCCACACGCCACAGGGGAAAACCCTTTTGGCCAATTTCGCCCTCAGGATCGCTGGCTGCGTTCCGGATTGGACGCCCGAAAACTTTATCTCTTCCAGCCAGGAGAAAATCCGCGCCACGGTTGGCGACGCGAAAGTGGTGCTCGGCCTTTCCGGCGGGGTGGATTCCTCTGTGGCCGCCTTGCTTATCCACCGTGCCATCGGAGACCACCTCATACCCATTTTTGTGGATAACGGCTGTATGCGCTTTCAGGAAGCCCGGCGCGTGCAGGAGGCCTTTTCTGCCGTTCCAGACATCAACATCAGAAGCGTGGACGCCTCTGAACTCTTTCTGACGCGCCTCGCCGGGATCGAGGATCCCGAAAAGAAGCGCCGGATCATTGGCCACACCTTTATCGAGGTTTTCGAACGTGAAGCCGCCAAATACCCCGGTGTGGCTTTCCTGGCCCAGGGCACACTCTACCCTGATGTGATCGAAAGTGTCTCTTTCCGCGGGCCTTCCGCCACCATCAAAAGCCACCACAACGTCGGCGGATTACCGGATAAGATGGGCTTCAAACTGATTGAGCCTTTCCGCGAGCTTTTCAAAGATGAGGTTCGCGCCGTGGGCAGGGAGCTCGGTCTGCCGGAAACCCTCATCAGCCGCCATCCTTTCCCCGGTCCCGGCCTGGCTGTGAGAATCATCGGAGCTGTTGACGCTGCCAGAGTAAGCTGCCTCCAGGCCATCGACGAGATCTTCATCAGCGAATTGCGCTCCTGGAACCTCTATGACTGCACCTGGCAGGCCTTTGCAGTGCTCCTACCCATCCGCAGCGTTGGTGTGATGGGCGACGAACGCACCTACGAAAACGTCTGCGCCCTCCGAGCCGTCAATTCCGTGGATGGTATGACCGCTGACTGGACCGAATTTCCCCCCGCCTTTCTGAAACACGTCTCCAGCCGCATCATCAATGAAGTCCGCGGCGTCAACCGCGTGGTTTATGACATCAGCTCCAAACCCCCGGCCACCATCGAGTGGGAATGATGCCGCTGGAGTCGAGCGAGGAACGAGCATCGACTACAGCAGGTCTGGACATTCGCATTTTCATACGGATTATTCATCCGCGAAATCTGTGAAATCTGCGTGAGACACTTCTTCATCCACGTAACTCCTCGATTTTCCGAGTGATCTGCGTGAACCCTCTTTAATTTGTGTCAATTCGTGGACAGAATATCGGGGCTGTTCACCCTGCCACGCCACTAAAACGCAAAACGCCAAATCCCCCGCAGAATTGTATTGACAAACACCCCCTGTTTTGATTTGTGTTCCCTGAGAGCGGGCATAGCTCAGTTGGTAGAGCAACAGCTTCCCAAGCTGTGGGTCGCGGGTCCGAGTCCCGTTGCCCGCTCCATCTCCCGATCATCATTATTTGCTGCCAATCTCTGCCTATGATATTGACTGGGTTATAATTAAGGATATGGCTCATGTTCAATTAGAGTGGATTGATGTGCCTCCGACCCAGCTTGTGATGTGTCAATGACACTAGGTTTTACCCACCATAATTGAGCTTAAGCCAAAAAGAACTTGACTTGATTCTCATAATGAAAACAATGCGATTAGCCGCTTGGCCTAACATAGAATGTGAATAACAAGGGATGTCAGATGCTCTCAAATAATCGGAGAAACGAAGAGTTGGCTTTTACACCGACATTGGGAACAACATATTTTCTCCATCTGCCATATAATGATTCTGGTTATTTGCAAGGGTTGGGAGAACAGGCATGCCAAGTGAGAAATAAAACAAAAGATCCAGAGGATTGAAAAGATGAAGCGTTTGAGCTTATTGTGTTTTTTGGCTTTGGCCATAACGGGCATCTGGGCAGAGGTTTACACTATCGGAATTGGGACCGAAAGCCTTAACAGAGCCCCAGTCGATGGCAATAACGAATATAGCTGGAGTAGGATGATCTACACCGCTGCTGAGATCAATTCCGCCGGTTTGGGAACTGCTTCACAAATCGCCGGGATCGGTTTTCAGCTTCACACTCCCTTAAGCAACTACAGTTTTACCAACCAACGGATATTTCTCCGCCACACGAATTCATCAGCCTATACCAGCAACGTAGGACCAGACAGCACCGGATTCAGCCTGGTCTATGCCGGGGAGGTCACTTTCCAAAATGGAGACTGGCAGCAGCTGGCCTTCACTGAGCCTTTTCAGTGGAATGGCAGCCAAAAT
Coding sequences within:
- the guaA gene encoding glutamine-hydrolyzing GMP synthase, which produces MSRHDTILILDFGSQYTQLIARALRSLSVYCEIHPYNIAPEKIRELVPKAIILSGSPFSLLDPNSPQPSEMIWSLGLPLLGICYGQQLIADHFGGTIERHTNREYGRALLKPSLPHPLLEGIPAGAEVWMSHGDSISRLPENFQALASTAAVPYAAIGHLSRPVYALQFHPEVVHTPQGKTLLANFALRIAGCVPDWTPENFISSSQEKIRATVGDAKVVLGLSGGVDSSVAALLIHRAIGDHLIPIFVDNGCMRFQEARRVQEAFSAVPDINIRSVDASELFLTRLAGIEDPEKKRRIIGHTFIEVFEREAAKYPGVAFLAQGTLYPDVIESVSFRGPSATIKSHHNVGGLPDKMGFKLIEPFRELFKDEVRAVGRELGLPETLISRHPFPGPGLAVRIIGAVDAARVSCLQAIDEIFISELRSWNLYDCTWQAFAVLLPIRSVGVMGDERTYENVCALRAVNSVDGMTADWTEFPPAFLKHVSSRIINEVRGVNRVVYDISSKPPATIEWE